GAGCTCGGCCGCCATGGGTCGGATCTCCTGTTCCACGAGGCCGAGGACGCTCTCCGCCCGCTGGGCGAGCCGCTTCATAGCCAGGAGCATCGGGATCAGCGCTCCTGCCACGGCGACGACCGCGAGGGTGATGAGCACCAGCGCCAGCGTGGGCATGGGAGCGCATTATCGCAGAGCGCGGCGGTCCAAGTCAAAAGCGCGCGGGGCCCGCGGCGCCGCGTTCGTTGACTTTCCCTCGGTCCACTCCCTATACTGGTCGCGCATTCTGCTTTTCCCCCCACGGAGCGCTGCGGATGTCCCTCCAGGAACGGTTCGAGGAGCTTAGCCGCCGCAACCGAGAGGCCGAGCTGGCGGGCGGGCCCGAGCGCGTCCAGCGCCAGCACAAGGCCGGCAAGAAGACCGCCCGGGAGCGGATCGAGCTCCTGGTCGACAAGGGCTCCTTCGCCGAGGTGGACAGGTTCGTGGTCCACCAGTGCCAGGACTTCGGTATGGAGGAGCAGAAGATTCCGGGCGATGGCGTGGTGACCGGCTCGGCGCGCATCCACGGGCGGCCGGTGTTCGTGTTCGCGCAGGACTTCACCGTGTTCGGCGGCTCGCTCTCCGAGCCCTACGCCCGCAAGATCTGCAAGATCATGGACCTGGCCATGAAAGCTGGCGTACCGATCGTCGGGCTCAACGACTCGGGAGGGGCGCGGATCCAGGAGGGCGTGGTCTCGCTGGCCGGCTACGCCGACATCTTCCTCCGCAACACGCTCGCCTCCGGCGTCGTCCCGCAGATCTCGGCGGTGATGGGGCCGTGCGCGGGCGGCGCCGTCTACTCGCCCGCCATCACCGACTTCGTGTTCATGGTGAAGCACTCCTCGTACATGATCGTGACCGGGCCCGACGAGATCAAGGCGGTGACCCACGAGGAGGTGTCGGCCGAGGAGCTGGGCGGGGCGGGCACCCACGCCGCCACCTCGGGGGTGGCGCACTTCGCGGCCGAGAGCGAGGAGGAGTGCCTGGCCCTGATCCGCGAGCTGCTGAGCTTCCTCCCCCAGAACAACCTCGAGGACCCGCCGATCCGCGCCACCCTGGATCCGGCCGACCGGGTCGACGAGAGCCTGCAGACCATCGTCCCCGAGCAGCCCCACAAGCCTTACGACATCAAGGAGATCATCCGCACGGTCGTGGACGACCACTTCTTCTTCGAGGTCCACGCCGACTACGCCCCGAATC
This Candidatus Rokuibacteriota bacterium DNA region includes the following protein-coding sequences:
- a CDS encoding acyl-CoA carboxylase subunit beta; its protein translation is MSLQERFEELSRRNREAELAGGPERVQRQHKAGKKTARERIELLVDKGSFAEVDRFVVHQCQDFGMEEQKIPGDGVVTGSARIHGRPVFVFAQDFTVFGGSLSEPYARKICKIMDLAMKAGVPIVGLNDSGGARIQEGVVSLAGYADIFLRNTLASGVVPQISAVMGPCAGGAVYSPAITDFVFMVKHSSYMIVTGPDEIKAVTHEEVSAEELGGAGTHAATSGVAHFAAESEEECLALIRELLSFLPQNNLEDPPIRATLDPADRVDESLQTIVPEQPHKPYDIKEIIRTVVDDHFFFEVHADYAPNLVVGFGRLNGRAVGIVANQPAHLAGCLDISASLKGARFVRFCDCFNIPLVTFEDVPGFLPGTGQEYGGIIKHGAKLLYAYCEATVPKLTVITRKAYGGAYCVMSSKHIRGDANFAYPTAEIAVMGPEGAVNILYRRELERAADPAKIREEKIAEYRAKLANPYVAAERGYIDEVIEPKDTRRKLCQALELLHTKRDATPPRKHGNIPL